Proteins encoded within one genomic window of Hermetia illucens chromosome 2, iHerIll2.2.curated.20191125, whole genome shotgun sequence:
- the LOC119648309 gene encoding ADP-ribose glycohydrolase OARD1-like yields the protein MRQISFLKLFSNLVIVTRMASTDAKLVLKEIEGDLFSAPKSTSLAHCVGGDMGMGGGIAVVFKKVFGRVDELLAQNIGTGGVAVLKDNDRYIYYLVTKDYSYQKPTYESLRASLDSMRKHMVANKVNNLAIPRIGCGIDGLEWDKVKHELETVFGPEEINITVYNFVPK from the exons ATGCGGCAAATATCTTTTctcaaattattttcaaacttaGTTATAGTAACGAGAATGGCTAGTACTGATGCGAAACTGGTTCTAAAAGAAATCGAAGGTGATTTGTTTTCGGCTCCGAAATCAACTTCTCTTGCACATTGTGTTGGTGGTGATATGGGGATGGGTGGCGGAATCGCTGTGGTATTCAAGAAAGTTTTCGGAAGGGTTGATGAACTGTTGGCTCAAAATATTGGTACCGGAGGAGTGGCTGTTCTGAAAGACAATGATCGGTATATCTACTATTTGGTGACAAAGGATTATAGCTACCAAAAGCCCACTTATGAGAGTCTTCGGGCTTCGCTGGACTCTATGAGGAAGCATATG GTAGCCAATAAAGTGAATAACTTGGCCATTCCACGCATAGGATGTGGAATTGACGGTTTGGAATGGGATAAGGTGAAGCACGAGCTGGAGACTGTGTTCGGTCCTGAAGAAATCAATATTACCGTCTACAATTTTGTTCCCAAATGA
- the LOC119649383 gene encoding ADP-ribose glycohydrolase OARD1 — MRGMSIIQLLGLVHRRFYSSANSLKMCRISEISGDLFSASREYSLAHCVSADLRMGKGIALKFRDKFSQISKLKQQNPKPGGVVMLKDGSRYIYYLITKQKVYQKPTYITLVASLTAMRNHMAKNGIKKLAIPRIGCGLDGLIWSKVKTEVEQVFQDDDIEIVVYNFVPKK, encoded by the exons ATGCGCGGGATGTCAATTATACAGCTGCTGGGACTAGTCCACCGTCGGTTCTATTCAAGTGCGAACTCCTTAAAGATGTGtagaatttctgaaatttccggGGATCTGTTCTCCGCATCTCGTGAATACTCATTAGCCCATTGCGTATCGGCGGACTTGCGAATGGGTAAAGGGATTGCACTAAAGTTTCG GGACAAATTCAGTCAGATTTCAAAGCTCAAACAGCAAAATCCTAAACCGGGCGGTGTTGTCATGCTGAAGGATGGAAGCAGGTACATCTACTACTTGATAACGAAGCAGAAAGTTTATCAAAAGCCCACATACATTACGCTAGTTGCTTccctcactgcaatgagaaatcATATG GCTAAAAACGGTATCAAAAAACTCGCGATTCCTAGGATCGGATGCGGATTAGACGGGCTTATTTGGAGTAAAGTCAAAACTGAAGTTGAACAAGTTTTCCAAGACGATGATATTGAAATTGTCGTATATaattttgttccaaaaaagtga
- the LOC119647984 gene encoding dnaJ homolog subfamily B member 13-like: MGYVQYLEQQKRLKLSIDKVLNIPRDATPEEIGIAYRKMAITYHPHREKDSDNIYNPPEGISEINHLPALPPCVQWAYVNRAYDVLSNPLRREIYDRYGEAGLQNGVPLPHGFFQPYEYHGDYFKTYYEVFGSYSPYADVIEAAVNPPPLYSTDHGIGVKKKDPPVEKLLYLDLKEVFFGGVKRMQILRHEFVDAAKTITKIREKFLVIPIAPGILPGTKITFPEEGDQGPGRIPADIIFIIADRPHDIFYRRGSDLYMDYEIELKDALCGTNLLINTIDERKLFISISDVIHPQYIREMKGEGLPKPTANEKKGNLYIRFDIKFPTLVPKTMKADVAKLFLQIREEEKKDNAVMANRRMLGSLKKQSLAFDEKEEYRNV; encoded by the exons TACTCAACATACCACGGGATGCAACGCCTGAAGAAATAGGGATTGCTTACAGAAAAATGGCAATAACATATCATCCTCACCGGGAGAAGGATTCAGATAATATCTATAATCCCCCTGAAGGAATAAGCGAAATTAATCATTTACCAGCTTTACCGCCATGTGTCCAGTGGGCCTATGTTAATCGTGCATATGATGTGCTAT CAAATCCTTTACGACGTGAAATCTACGATCGCTACGGTGAAGCAGGATTACAAAATGGCGTCCCTCTTCCTCACGGCTTCTTCCAACCATACGAGTATCACGGCGATTACTTCAAGACATATTATGAAGTTTTTGGTTCATATTCTCCTTACGCAGACGTCATAGAAGCCGCCGTTAATCCACCCCCTCTTTACTCTACCGATCATGGTATCGGAGTTAAGAAAAAGGATCCACCGGTTGAGAAGCTGCTTTACTTAGATTTAAAGGAGGTTTTCTTTGGTGGAGTAAAACGTATGCAAATTCTGCGACATGAATTTGTTGACGCTGCTAAAACGATAACTAAAATTAG AGAGAAATTTTTAGTCATTCCTATTGCTCCTGGCATTCTACCTGGAACGAAAATTACATTTCCAGAAGAAGGTGATCAAGGACCAGGTCGAATTCCCGCCgatataatatttataatagCCGATAGGCCTCATGACATATTCTATAGGCGTGGGTCAGATTTGTACATGGATTACGAAATCGAACTTAAGGATGCATTATGCGGTACAAACCTGCTAATCAATACAATTGACGAGAGGAAGCTGTTCATCTCAATATCAGATGTAATACATCCTCAATACATCCGCGAAATGAAGGGTGAAGGACTCCCCAAACCCACTGCCAATGAGAAGAAAGGCAATTTGTACATTCGGTTCGATA TTAAATTTCCAACACTCGTTCCAAAAACTATGAAAGCTGATGTTGCGAAGTTATTCTTACAAATTCGTGAAgaggaaaaaaaggataatgCGGTAATGGCTAATCGACGTATGCTTGGATCATTGAAAAAGCAGTCTTTGGCCTTCGACGAAAAGGAGGAATACAGAAATGTTTAA